One segment of Amycolatopsis alba DSM 44262 DNA contains the following:
- the kstD gene encoding 3-oxosteroid 1-dehydrogenase gives MDYDVIVAGSGAAGMTAALSAAHRGLDVLVVEKAAHFGGSTARSGGGVWIPGNHALRAAGISEPPERAHEYLESIVGDVVPAELRSAFLDRGPEVLSFVCDKTPLRFRWVRGYSDYHPEAPGGRPGGRSVEPAAFDGNLLGPELANLEPPYSAPPLGVPITQADYRWLSLLARHPRGILRVLGLGGRWLVGRIRRQRLLSMGQALAAGLREGLRRADVPVWLNTPLVDLKVEGDRVVGVVVRHEGEEKLIRARLGVVLGAGGFERNEEMRVKYQRAPIGTDWTVGAEANTGDAIDAGLKLGAAVDLMDDAWWGPSIPLTGGPWFALAERSRPGCLMVNTRGERFVNESAPYVEAVHAMYGEGDGPGENIPTWLVFDQRNRNRYMFTGLGPRQPLPGRWFKAGIAVKASTIAKLAERIEVPAEALENTVRRFNGFAKSGVDEDFHRGRSAYDHYYGDPRNKPNPSLGPLDVAPYYAVKIVPGDLGTKGGLRTDPHARVLREDGSVIDGLYAAGNTSAAVMGRTYAGPGATIGPAMVFGYLAAEHLAKQDHGQTGGSR, from the coding sequence ATGGACTACGACGTGATCGTGGCGGGCAGTGGTGCCGCCGGGATGACCGCCGCACTGTCCGCGGCCCATCGGGGGCTCGACGTCCTGGTCGTGGAGAAGGCCGCCCACTTCGGCGGCTCGACCGCGCGGTCCGGCGGCGGCGTCTGGATCCCTGGCAACCACGCGCTGCGTGCCGCCGGGATCTCCGAACCCCCGGAGCGGGCGCACGAATACCTCGAGTCGATCGTCGGTGACGTCGTCCCGGCGGAACTCCGGTCGGCCTTCCTCGACCGCGGTCCCGAGGTCTTGTCCTTCGTCTGCGACAAGACGCCGCTGCGTTTCCGCTGGGTCCGCGGTTACTCGGACTACCACCCGGAGGCTCCTGGCGGGCGGCCCGGTGGACGGTCGGTCGAACCGGCCGCGTTCGACGGCAACCTGCTCGGGCCGGAGCTGGCGAATCTGGAGCCGCCGTACAGCGCTCCCCCGCTGGGCGTCCCGATCACCCAGGCGGACTACCGGTGGCTGAGCCTGCTCGCCCGGCACCCGCGCGGCATCCTCCGCGTCCTCGGTCTCGGTGGCCGCTGGCTGGTCGGCCGGATCCGCCGTCAGCGGCTTCTTTCCATGGGGCAAGCGCTTGCGGCCGGGCTGCGTGAGGGTTTGCGGCGGGCGGATGTCCCGGTCTGGCTGAACACGCCGCTCGTGGACCTGAAGGTCGAGGGCGATCGCGTGGTCGGCGTCGTCGTCCGCCACGAGGGCGAGGAGAAGCTGATCCGCGCGCGGCTCGGCGTCGTCCTCGGCGCGGGCGGGTTCGAGCGCAACGAAGAGATGCGGGTCAAGTACCAGCGGGCGCCCATCGGCACGGACTGGACCGTCGGCGCCGAGGCCAACACCGGCGACGCCATCGACGCCGGGCTCAAACTCGGCGCGGCCGTCGACCTGATGGACGACGCCTGGTGGGGCCCGTCCATCCCGCTGACCGGCGGCCCGTGGTTCGCGCTCGCCGAGCGGTCGCGGCCGGGCTGCCTGATGGTCAACACGCGGGGCGAGCGCTTCGTCAACGAGTCTGCGCCCTATGTCGAGGCAGTACACGCGATGTACGGCGAAGGTGACGGACCCGGCGAGAACATCCCGACCTGGCTGGTGTTCGACCAGCGCAACCGCAACCGGTACATGTTCACCGGCCTCGGCCCGCGCCAGCCACTACCCGGCCGGTGGTTCAAAGCGGGCATCGCGGTCAAAGCGAGCACGATCGCGAAACTCGCCGAGCGGATCGAGGTCCCGGCCGAAGCGCTGGAGAACACCGTGCGGCGGTTCAACGGCTTCGCGAAGAGCGGCGTGGACGAGGACTTCCACCGCGGGCGCAGCGCGTACGACCACTACTACGGCGACCCGCGGAACAAGCCCAACCCGAGCCTGGGCCCGCTGGACGTCGCGCCGTACTACGCGGTGAAGATCGTGCCCGGCGACCTGGGCACCAAGGGCGGTTTGCGGACCGATCCGCACGCGCGTGTCCTGCGCGAAGACGGTTCGGTGATCGACGGACTTTACGCGGCGGGCAACACGAGCGCGGCGGTGATGGGCCGCACCTACGCCGGCCCCGGCGCGACGATCGGCCCGGCGATGGTGTTCGGCTACCTTGCGGCCGAGCACCTCGCGAAGCAAGATCACGGTCAAACGGGAGGCAGCCGATGA
- a CDS encoding Rieske 2Fe-2S domain-containing protein, with protein MTTESVRQIDAGALPSRFARGWHCLGLAESFRDGKPHAITAFGTKLVVFADSSGKLNVLDGYCRHMGGDLTQGEVKGDEIACPFHDWRWNGNGKCVSIPYAKRVPLRARTKTWQVLEENKQLFVWHDPEGNPPPEDVVIPRIEGVFTGEWSNWTWDSVLIEGSNCREIIDNMVDMAHFFYIHYAFPTYFKNVFEGHVATQYLNTKGRPDKGMASNYGGEENLLRSEASYFGPSYMINKLLNTYQGFEIENVLINCHYPVTENSFVLQWGVSVKKFEGVSDEHADKIAGKFAKGIGVGFLQDVEIWRNKTRIDNPLLCEEDGPVYQLRRWYDQFYVDAADVTEDMTQRFEFEVDTSRANEVWAAEVADNLARQQAEEAGV; from the coding sequence ATGACGACGGAATCCGTACGGCAGATCGACGCGGGCGCGCTCCCTTCGCGGTTCGCGCGCGGCTGGCACTGTCTCGGCCTGGCCGAGTCGTTCCGGGACGGGAAGCCGCACGCCATCACGGCGTTCGGGACGAAACTGGTGGTCTTCGCCGATTCGTCCGGCAAGCTGAACGTGCTCGACGGGTACTGCCGCCATATGGGCGGCGACCTCACCCAGGGCGAGGTCAAGGGCGACGAGATCGCCTGCCCGTTCCACGACTGGCGCTGGAACGGCAACGGCAAATGCGTCTCGATCCCCTACGCCAAGCGGGTTCCGCTGCGCGCGCGGACGAAGACGTGGCAGGTGCTGGAGGAGAACAAGCAGCTGTTCGTCTGGCACGACCCGGAGGGCAACCCGCCGCCCGAGGACGTCGTCATCCCGCGGATCGAGGGCGTGTTCACCGGCGAGTGGAGCAACTGGACCTGGGACTCGGTGCTGATCGAGGGCTCCAACTGCCGCGAGATCATCGACAACATGGTCGACATGGCGCACTTCTTCTACATCCACTACGCCTTCCCGACCTACTTCAAGAACGTGTTCGAGGGGCATGTCGCCACCCAGTACCTGAACACGAAGGGCCGCCCGGACAAGGGAATGGCGTCCAACTACGGCGGCGAGGAGAACCTGCTGCGGTCGGAGGCGTCGTACTTCGGGCCCTCGTACATGATCAACAAGCTGCTCAACACATACCAGGGTTTCGAGATCGAGAACGTGCTGATCAACTGCCACTACCCGGTCACCGAGAACTCGTTCGTGCTGCAGTGGGGCGTGAGCGTGAAGAAGTTCGAGGGCGTCTCCGACGAGCACGCGGACAAGATCGCCGGCAAGTTCGCCAAGGGCATCGGCGTCGGCTTCCTGCAGGACGTGGAGATCTGGCGCAACAAGACCCGGATCGACAACCCGTTGCTGTGCGAAGAGGACGGGCCGGTCTACCAGCTGCGTCGCTGGTACGACCAGTTCTATGTGGACGCCGCCGACGTCACCGAGGACATGACCCAGCGCTTCGAGTTCGAAGTGGACACCAGCCGCGCCAACGAGGTCTGGGCGGCGGAGGTGGCCGACAACCTGGCGAGGCAGCAGGCGGAAGAGGCCGGGGTGTGA
- a CDS encoding ferredoxin--NADP reductase — MSGPVTVTVAEVITETADARSIVFEIPAEHASVFAYTPGQFLTVRVPSERTGSVARCYSLSSAPHENRVQVTVKRTADGYGSNWLCDNLQAGQEVQVLPPAGVFSPASLDEDFLLLAGGSGITPVMSILKSALEHGTGRVVLLYANRDEASVIFAKELTDLATKHADRLVVLHWLESLQGLPTEAHLRALVSPYTAHEAFICGPGPFMDAARTVLKELGLPRKRIHLERFLSLGGNPFEVAEPVAVEEAESPAAVEVTLDGETRKLDWPRRTKLLDLLLEKGFDAPYSCREGQCSACACRITSGEVKMLHNEVLDGDDIAEGIVLACQSLPLTDEVTVTYE, encoded by the coding sequence ATGAGCGGTCCCGTCACCGTGACCGTGGCCGAGGTGATCACCGAGACCGCCGACGCGCGCTCGATCGTGTTCGAGATCCCGGCCGAGCACGCCTCCGTTTTCGCATACACGCCAGGGCAGTTCCTCACCGTCCGGGTGCCGAGCGAGCGGACCGGATCGGTGGCCCGCTGCTACTCGCTCTCCAGCGCGCCACACGAGAACCGCGTCCAGGTCACCGTCAAACGCACCGCCGACGGCTACGGCTCGAACTGGCTCTGCGACAACCTCCAGGCGGGCCAGGAGGTCCAGGTCCTGCCGCCGGCCGGGGTATTCAGTCCCGCGTCGCTCGACGAGGACTTCCTGCTGCTCGCGGGTGGCAGCGGCATCACGCCGGTGATGTCGATCCTCAAGTCCGCGCTGGAGCACGGGACCGGCAGGGTGGTCCTGCTCTACGCCAATCGCGACGAAGCGTCGGTCATCTTCGCGAAGGAACTCACGGACCTCGCCACGAAGCACGCGGACCGGCTGGTCGTGCTGCACTGGCTGGAGAGCCTGCAAGGGCTGCCGACCGAGGCGCATCTGCGCGCGCTGGTGTCGCCGTACACCGCGCACGAGGCGTTCATCTGCGGCCCTGGTCCGTTCATGGACGCCGCGCGCACGGTACTCAAGGAGCTCGGGCTGCCGCGCAAACGCATCCACCTGGAGCGGTTCCTGTCCCTCGGCGGGAATCCGTTCGAGGTGGCCGAGCCCGTCGCCGTCGAAGAGGCCGAGAGCCCTGCGGCGGTCGAAGTCACTCTCGACGGCGAGACCAGGAAGCTCGACTGGCCGCGCCGGACGAAACTGCTGGACCTGTTGCTGGAAAAGGGTTTCGACGCGCCGTATTCCTGCCGCGAGGGCCAGTGCAGCGCCTGCGCCTGCCGGATCACCTCCGGCGAGGTGAAGATGCTGCACAACGAGGTCCTCGACGGCGACGACATCGCCGAAGGCATCGTGCTGGCGTGCCAGTCCCTGCCGCTGACCGACGAGGTCACCGTCACCTACGAGTAG
- a CDS encoding MaoC/PaaZ C-terminal domain-containing protein, which yields MPIDPSVAIGADLGEVSFAWTASDVQLYHLALGAGSDPMSPRELRYTYEDGLQVLPTFATVAANLRVFEPPAVSFPGVEVDLGKVLHGKQEVIAHRPIPTSGKAVARTRIVDVFDKGKAAVIVNETVATDSGGTPLWTLRSSIFARGEGGFGGERGPSDRVELPSREPDAVIDTPTLPQQALLYRLCGDRNPLHADPAFAAASGFDKPILHGLCTYGVIAKAVTDEFLDGDTSRVASFSAKFAGVVFPGEPLRTRVWREPAGLLITTTAPDRDEAPVLSDTFLTTTD from the coding sequence GTGCCCATCGATCCTTCGGTCGCGATCGGCGCCGACCTCGGCGAGGTGAGCTTCGCCTGGACCGCGTCGGACGTGCAGCTCTACCACCTGGCCCTGGGCGCCGGATCGGATCCGATGAGCCCGCGGGAGCTGCGCTACACCTACGAGGACGGCCTCCAGGTACTGCCGACGTTCGCCACCGTGGCGGCGAACCTGCGCGTGTTCGAACCACCCGCGGTCTCCTTCCCCGGCGTCGAGGTCGACCTCGGGAAGGTGCTGCACGGCAAGCAGGAGGTCATCGCGCACCGGCCGATCCCGACGTCGGGCAAGGCCGTGGCGCGGACGCGGATCGTCGACGTCTTCGACAAGGGCAAGGCGGCCGTGATCGTGAACGAGACGGTCGCCACCGACTCCGGCGGAACTCCACTGTGGACACTGCGGTCGAGTATTTTCGCCCGTGGCGAAGGGGGTTTCGGCGGCGAACGCGGCCCGTCCGATCGCGTCGAGCTCCCGTCGCGGGAGCCGGACGCGGTCATCGACACCCCGACGTTGCCGCAGCAGGCGCTGCTCTACCGGCTCTGCGGGGACCGCAATCCCCTGCACGCCGATCCCGCGTTCGCCGCGGCGTCCGGGTTCGACAAGCCGATCCTGCACGGCCTGTGCACTTACGGCGTCATCGCGAAGGCCGTCACCGACGAGTTCCTCGACGGCGACACCTCCCGCGTCGCGTCGTTCTCGGCCAAGTTCGCCGGCGTCGTCTTCCCCGGCGAGCCGCTGCGGACCCGCGTTTGGCGTGAGCCCGCCGGGCTGCTGATCACGACGACGGCGCCGGATCGGGACGAGGCTCCCGTTCTTTCCGACACTTTCTTGACCACGACAGACTGA
- a CDS encoding class I SAM-dependent methyltransferase codes for MISDPYAELGRDYARSRRPDPRIAAAVTAALGDARSVVNVGAGAGSYEPGDRDVVAVEPSSRMIAQRPATAAAAVQACAEGLPFPDGAFDAALAVLTVHHWTDVTAGLAELRRVSRRQVIVTWDQAVFARFWLVRDYLPEIAEHESRLACLDRIVEELSAAGETPTVAPLPVPSDCVDGFLGAYWRRPEAYLSERVRAGMSGVALLDQNVVADAVGRLRADLADGHWHRHHVGLLGRTELDLGYRLVTT; via the coding sequence TTGATCTCGGACCCCTATGCCGAACTCGGCCGGGACTACGCGCGATCAAGACGTCCGGACCCCCGGATCGCGGCCGCCGTGACAGCCGCTCTCGGCGACGCGCGCTCGGTGGTCAACGTCGGCGCCGGAGCCGGTTCCTACGAGCCGGGTGATCGCGACGTGGTCGCCGTCGAGCCGTCTTCGCGGATGATCGCGCAGCGTCCGGCCACCGCGGCCGCCGCCGTCCAGGCCTGCGCGGAAGGACTGCCCTTCCCCGACGGTGCCTTCGACGCCGCCCTGGCGGTGCTCACCGTGCACCACTGGACGGACGTGACCGCCGGGCTGGCCGAGTTGCGGCGGGTGTCGCGCCGCCAGGTGATCGTGACCTGGGACCAGGCGGTGTTCGCGCGGTTCTGGCTGGTGCGGGACTACCTGCCGGAGATCGCCGAGCACGAGAGCCGGCTCGCCTGCCTCGACAGGATCGTCGAGGAACTGAGCGCGGCGGGCGAGACGCCGACGGTGGCACCCCTTCCGGTGCCCTCGGACTGCGTCGACGGGTTCCTCGGCGCGTATTGGCGCAGGCCGGAGGCCTACCTGTCCGAGCGGGTGCGCGCGGGGATGTCCGGTGTGGCGCTGCTGGACCAGAACGTCGTCGCCGACGCCGTCGGCCGGTTGCGCGCCGACCTCGCCGACGGGCACTGGCACCGGCATCACGTCGGCCTGCTGGGCCGGACGGAACTCGACCTGGGATACCGGCTCGTCACTACGTGA
- a CDS encoding riboflavin kinase — MTAEYFVVRGQVEKGDQRGRELGFPTANIALRDQDGQVGDGVWAGWAERADGTRIAAAVSVGRRPTYYGADGYRLVEAHLLDFSGDLYGEVLTVWLGHHLREQKAYPSSEALITALDKDIADAGKWAADNPAEDLPDAGSAEDGVVRRIAA, encoded by the coding sequence ATGACGGCGGAGTACTTCGTGGTCCGTGGCCAGGTGGAGAAGGGCGATCAGCGGGGCAGGGAACTGGGCTTCCCGACCGCCAACATCGCGCTGCGCGACCAGGACGGCCAGGTCGGCGACGGAGTGTGGGCGGGCTGGGCCGAACGCGCCGACGGCACGCGGATCGCGGCCGCGGTCTCGGTCGGCAGGCGGCCGACGTACTACGGCGCGGACGGCTACCGGCTCGTCGAGGCGCATCTGCTGGACTTCAGCGGCGACCTCTACGGCGAGGTGCTGACCGTGTGGCTCGGGCACCACCTGCGGGAGCAGAAGGCGTACCCGTCGTCGGAGGCGCTGATCACCGCGCTCGACAAGGACATCGCCGACGCGGGCAAGTGGGCCGCGGACAACCCGGCCGAGGACCTGCCGGACGCGGGCAGCGCCGAGGACGGGGTCGTGCGCCGGATCGCCGCCTGA
- a CDS encoding DUF5134 domain-containing protein gives MSGPLVVAWALTAVFAALVLPCVLRLVRLDYGRHGAAVRNGDLAELLLVVGMVAMLSPVGGPIPAAGWQAVLALTAGWFAVSWWKGRRSGHASCGHHAVSATAMLFMVTFMPHSEVSHGPWLVMSGPGGVSALWLSLVFGAVAAYFAVDAVRAGVLAARGTAGEGQVSRRVCRVIMGAGMGYMLIGAAL, from the coding sequence ATGTCTGGACCACTCGTCGTCGCGTGGGCCCTGACCGCGGTGTTCGCCGCGCTGGTCCTGCCGTGCGTGCTGAGACTCGTCCGGCTGGACTACGGCCGCCATGGCGCGGCCGTCCGCAACGGAGATCTGGCCGAACTGCTGCTCGTCGTCGGCATGGTCGCGATGCTGTCCCCGGTCGGCGGCCCCATTCCCGCCGCGGGCTGGCAGGCGGTACTCGCCCTGACGGCGGGCTGGTTCGCCGTCTCGTGGTGGAAGGGACGGCGGTCCGGGCACGCCTCCTGCGGGCATCACGCGGTCTCCGCCACCGCGATGCTGTTCATGGTGACGTTCATGCCGCACAGCGAGGTCTCGCACGGTCCGTGGCTGGTGATGTCCGGCCCCGGCGGCGTTTCGGCGCTGTGGCTTTCGCTGGTCTTCGGTGCGGTGGCCGCGTATTTCGCGGTGGACGCGGTGCGCGCCGGTGTCCTGGCGGCGCGGGGAACCGCGGGCGAGGGTCAGGTCTCGCGCCGCGTGTGCCGGGTGATCATGGGCGCCGGGATGGGCTACATGCTCATCGGCGCGGCCCTCTGA